A segment of the Arcobacter sp. CECT 8983 genome:
ATTTGTGAAAATGGTGAATGTAGGGATGAAGGAATGCTAGTAGGTTTAGATAAAATTATCAAAGATAGTAAAAGTGAAGATATTTTTATTATATTACATCAAATGGGAAATCATGGACCAGCATACTATAAAAGATATCCTAAAAGATTTGAAAAATTCAAACCTGTTTGTAAAACAAATCAGTTAGAAAAATGTACAAAAGAAGAGATTACAAATGCTTATGATAATGCCATTTTACATACAGATTATTTTTTATCTAAAGTAATAGATTTTCTAAAACCTTATTCAAATAAATATGATACAGCTATGTTTTATATGAGTGATCATGGAGAAAGTCTTGGAGAAAATGGAATATATTTACATGGTATGCCTTATTTTATGGCTCCAACAGAACAAACACATGTTGCCTCACTTATGTGGTTTGGTAATAGTATGAAAAAACAATTGGATTTAAATAAATTAAATAAAATCAAAAATAATAGTTTTTCACAAGATAATCTATTTCATACAATTCTTGGATTATTTGAAGTACAAACAGATGTTTACAATAAAAACCTTGATATATTATCAACTATTAGAAAAGAGCAAAAATGAGAAATCAACCAAAATACAATTTTATTAAAAATACTTCATATGCAGTTAATGGATTAAAAGATTTAATAAAAAGTGAAAGTTCATTTAAAATTGAACTTCTCTTTTCTATTATTCTCTTACCTATTATAATTTTTATTGATCAAACACTTACAAATAAACTACTTTTATTTATAACTTTTAGTGGCGTTTTATTAGCAGAAATAATAAATAGTGCAATTGAAAGAACAGTTGATTTAGTTACATTAGAATTTCATCATATGGCAAAAAGAGCAAAAGATGTTGGAAGTGCTATTGTTTTTATAAGCATCACTATTTGTACAATCACTTGGTTAATCATTTTATTAAATTAAGATGATTATTTTCCAAATTTAACTAAAAGAATTAACCCAAATATTGTCAAAAGTATTCCAAAAAGACTAGTTATACTTGGAGCTAAGGCTGATAAGAAAATCATTTCTGCAATCAAGGCAAAAAACACTTCCCCTGATTGAGAGGCATCTACAATCACAAGTTTTGATGAACTATTGGCAATACTTCTTGCATATAAAAATAAAGAAGTTGCAATTACCCCTGATAATAAAGAAACCATTGCTACACTTATAAACTGACCACTTGAAGGAAGAGTAGGATTTGTTATAAAAAAAAGAACCACCCAAAAAGGAAAAGAACCTAAAGTTAATAAAAACACTTTTGCAAAGGCATTATTTAAGATGGTATTTGAAGAGTTATTCTCTTTTCTTCTTTTTTTCTCTTCCCAAATTAATTGATTTCCTAAAGGATAAGAAAAAGCTGCAATAACAACAGGTATAAAACCTAAAAGCAGTAAATCAAGGCTATCAATATTAAAATGCCCTAAATTAACAATTGTTACACCAATAAAAACTATTATAGTGAAAACCCAAGTTAGTTTTGATACTTTTTTCCCAAAAAAAGAAAGAATTATCAATGAGGCTATGATTGTCAATTGCCAAGTTGTAGCAACTACCCAACCAGGAGAAAAATCAGATGCATAACAAATCATTGAATAAAAAAATCCAAAGCCTATAGTTCCACTTATAGTATAAAACCAAAAACTATTTACATAATCTTTTAAAATCTTTTTTAAATAGGCAAAGTCTTTAAAAAATACAAAGCCCATTGCTAAAAATAAAACTGTATAAAAAAATCTAAGGCTTGCAGTCCAATACCAATGACCACCTTCTAAAGATATTGCTCTATTGATAACAAAAGTTGCACTAAAAAATAGCGCTGCTAGTAAACCAATAAGTAGAAGATAAAAAGAGCTTTGTTCATATTTTTGTATTATTTGTATAAATCTATTCAAGTGAAATCCTATTTAAAGATTATATCTCTTTCTTTTTATCCTAAAATAAAATAATCGTTCATTTTATATTCATATTTTTGTACTATAATTTAATTATGAAAATTTTAATTATAGAAGATGATGAAAAAATTATTAACTTTTTGAAAAAAGGTCTTGAAGAAGAATCTTATAGTGTTGATTACTCTTTGAATGGAGATGAGGGTATTTACTTAGCTAGTGTGAATACTTATGATTTAATACTTCTTGATATCATGCTTCCTATAAAAGATGGTATTGAAGTATGTAAAACATTAAGAAACAATTCTATTTACACGCCTATTATAATGCTTACAGCAAAAGACTCTATAGAAGACAAAATAAAAGGTTTAGATATTGGAGCAAATGATTATTTAGCTAAACCTTTTTCATTTAGTGAATTACTTGCTAGAATAAGAGTACAACTAAGGGCTACTAATCAAAATCAAACTACTCTAAAATTAGCTGATTTAGAATTAGATTTACTAACTAAAACAGCAAAAAGAGGTGAAGATATGATAAACCTTACAGCAAAAGAGTTCGCACTTTTAGAGTATCTAATAAAAAACCAAAACAAAGTTTTATCAGAAAGTGTTATTAGTTCTTCACTAAGTAATATGGATGATATGAACATGAGTAATATTGTAAATGTATATATCTATAGATTAAGAAATAAAATTGATAAACCATATGAAAAGAAACTTATCAAAACAATACGAGGCTTAGGGTTTAAAATAAGTGATGACTAATCTATCTATTAAAAGAAAACTTCTTATTTATAATATCTTTATTCAAGTATTAATCTTAATGCTTTTTTCATTTTCTATTTATAAAACCTTAGAAGTGTCATCAAAGGATAAGTTAGAAGCTACATTAAAAGTAATTTTACTTGATATTACAGATGATATTATAGAGCATAAAAAAGTGATTAATACAAGAGAATTTGATGAAGAAAAAGAGTATAAATTTGAACCTTTATATATAAGACTTTTAAAAGAAGAAGATAAGTACAAAGAGATTAAAAATAACAACTTTCCAAGTGATATAATAGTTAATAATAAATACTTAAAAACGCTTATTTTAAATCAAATCAAATTTGAGTATAAAAAGCACTATATAATTAGTAGATTAAAAATCCAAATGGATAAAAACTATTATGTTCTTGAAGTTGCCACAAACTTTTCTGCTATAAACTCTACACTAGAAAACCTAGTTTATATTTTGATGTTTATAGTTCCTATTATTCTAATTTTATCTATTATTGGTGGTTACTTCTTAATTTATAAATCTTTTTTACCTATAGAAAAACTACTTCAAAATTTAAAAAGTATTAATGCAAGTGATTTATCAAAAAGGTTAGAATCAAAAAATAAAAATGATGAAATAGATTTATTGTCTCAAGAAATAAATAACCTTTTGCAAAGACTTGAAATCTCTTTTGAAAAGATTTCACAGTTTAGTTCTGATGCTTCCCATGAATTAAAAACTCCCCTTACAATTATTAGGGGAGAAATAGAAATAGCTTTAAGAAAAGATAGAGAATCAAGTGAATATAAAAAAACCTTATCAAACTGTTTAGATGAGCTTATTACCATACAACAAACTATTGATGATTTACTATTTTTAGCTAAAAATGAACATGAAGTTTTAGAAAAAAA
Coding sequences within it:
- a CDS encoding diacylglycerol kinase; this encodes MRNQPKYNFIKNTSYAVNGLKDLIKSESSFKIELLFSIILLPIIIFIDQTLTNKLLLFITFSGVLLAEIINSAIERTVDLVTLEFHHMAKRAKDVGSAIVFISITICTITWLIILLN
- a CDS encoding multidrug resistance efflux transporter family protein translates to MNRFIQIIQKYEQSSFYLLLIGLLAALFFSATFVINRAISLEGGHWYWTASLRFFYTVLFLAMGFVFFKDFAYLKKILKDYVNSFWFYTISGTIGFGFFYSMICYASDFSPGWVVATTWQLTIIASLIILSFFGKKVSKLTWVFTIIVFIGVTIVNLGHFNIDSLDLLLLGFIPVVIAAFSYPLGNQLIWEEKKRRKENNSSNTILNNAFAKVFLLTLGSFPFWVVLFFITNPTLPSSGQFISVAMVSLLSGVIATSLFLYARSIANSSSKLVIVDASQSGEVFFALIAEMIFLSALAPSITSLFGILLTIFGLILLVKFGK
- a CDS encoding response regulator transcription factor; the protein is MKILIIEDDEKIINFLKKGLEEESYSVDYSLNGDEGIYLASVNTYDLILLDIMLPIKDGIEVCKTLRNNSIYTPIIMLTAKDSIEDKIKGLDIGANDYLAKPFSFSELLARIRVQLRATNQNQTTLKLADLELDLLTKTAKRGEDMINLTAKEFALLEYLIKNQNKVLSESVISSSLSNMDDMNMSNIVNVYIYRLRNKIDKPYEKKLIKTIRGLGFKISDD
- a CDS encoding cell wall metabolism sensor histidine kinase WalK, with translation MTNLSIKRKLLIYNIFIQVLILMLFSFSIYKTLEVSSKDKLEATLKVILLDITDDIIEHKKVINTREFDEEKEYKFEPLYIRLLKEEDKYKEIKNNNFPSDIIVNNKYLKTLILNQIKFEYKKHYIISRLKIQMDKNYYVLEVATNFSAINSTLENLVYILMFIVPIILILSIIGGYFLIYKSFLPIEKLLQNLKSINASDLSKRLESKNKNDEIDLLSQEINNLLQRLEISFEKISQFSSDASHELKTPLTIIRGEIEIALRKDRESSEYKKTLSNCLDELITIQQTIDDLLFLAKNEHEVLEKKEEVIYLDEVSLEAYKEMQAFAKLKNINLECQIKEPLQIKGHHKLLKIAIKNILKNAITFSHKNSTVIISNYQDEDNQVICIEDKGIGISKKDQEKIFDKFYRTDKSRNKESGGTGLGMSIVEKIIKIHKAQIKLQSEENLGTKVYFIFRG